One window from the genome of Cuculus canorus isolate bCucCan1 chromosome 12, bCucCan1.pri, whole genome shotgun sequence encodes:
- the TLNRD1 gene encoding talin rod domain-containing protein 1, producing the protein MASGGSGTASSEVSGGAVPSGSLQRKKLVSICDHCKIKMQLVADLLLLSSETRPVNTESLSVFGESFEKCRDTIIARTKGLSILTHDVQSQLNMGRFGEVGESLMEMGELVVSLTECSAHAAYLAAVETPGAQPAMPGLVDRYKVTRCRHEVEHGCGVLKTTPLADMSPQLLLEVSQNMSKNLKFLTDACVLASEKSKDKFAKEQFKLSVKCMSTSASALLACVKEVKTSPSELTRNRCVLFSGPLVQSVYALVGFATEPQFLGKAATINPEGKAVQTAILGGAMSVVSACVLLTQCLRDIAQHPESSTKMSDYRERLRNSACAVSDGCNLLSQALRERSSPRTLPPVNSNSVN; encoded by the coding sequence ATGGCTAGCGGCGGCTCGGGCACGGCCAGCAGCGAGGTGTCCGGCGGCGCCGTCCCCAGCGGCTccctgcagaggaagaagctcGTCTCCATCTGCGACCACTGCAAGATCAAGATGCAACTGGTGGCcgatctgctgctgctgtcgaGCGAGACCAGGCCGGTGAACACCGAGAGCCTGTCCGTCTTTGGCGAGTCCTTCGAGAAGTGCAGGGACACGATCATCGCCAGGACCAAAGGACTCTCCATCTTGACCCACGACGTCCAGAGCCAGCTCAACATGGGGCGCTTCGGGGAGGTGGGCGAAAGCCTGATGGAGATGGGCGAGCTGGTGGTCTCGTTGACCGAATGCTCTGCCCACGCCGCCTACCTGGCTGCGGTGGAGACTCCGGGCGCCCAGCCCGCCATGCCCGGCTTGGTGGATCGCTACAAGGTGACGCGATGTAGGCATGAGGTGGAGCACGGCTGCGGGGTCTTGAAGACCACCCCTTTGGCGGATATGagccctcagctgctgctggaggtcTCTCAGAACATGTCCAAGAACTTGAAATTCCTGACAGACGCCTGCGTGCTGGCCAGTGAGAAATCCAAGGATAAATTCGCTAAGGAGCAGTTCAAACTCAGTGTCAAATGTATGAGCACCAGCGCCTCTGCCCTCCTGGCGTGCGTCAAGGAAGTCAAGACTTCACCCAGCGAGCTGACCAGGAACCGATGCGTCTTGTTCAGTGGACCTTTGGTGCAGTCTGTCTACGCTCTGGTGGGCTTTGCCACTGAGCCCCAGTTTTTGGGTAAAGCTGCCACCATTAATCCAGAGGGCAAAGCTGTGCAAACTGCCATCCTAGGAGGAGCCATGAGCGTGGTATCCGCTTGTGTGCTCCTGACCCAATGCCTCAGGGATATAGCCCAACACCCCGAAAGTAGCACCAAAATGAGCGATTACAGGGAAAGGTTGAGGAACTCAGCTTGCGCCGTCTCGGATGGTTGCAACCTGTTATCTCAGGCACTAAGAGAAAGATCTTCACCCAGGACTTTACCGCCAGTGAACTCCAATTCTGTGAATTAA
- the MESD gene encoding LRP chaperone MESD, with the protein MVAVWWLLAVLALCAAADDDPEGKRRAGPAKKKDIRDYNDADMARLLEQWEKDDDIEEGDLPEHKRPPAPIDFSKIDPGKPESILKLTKKGKTLMMFVTVSGNPTEKDTEEITSLWQGSLFNANYDVQRFIVGSNRAIFMLRDGGYAWEIKDFLVSQERCADVTLEGQVYPGKGAEESEKVKNKTKPEKAKKKKDTDKKSNSKEDNRATKQREDL; encoded by the exons ATGGTGGCGGTGTGGTGGCTGTTGGCGGTGCTCGCGTTGTGCGCGGCGGCCGACGACGACCCTGAGGGGAAGCGGCGGGCGGGACCCGCCAAGAAGAAGGACATTCGTGACTACAACGACGCGGACATGGCTCGGCTGCTGGAGCAGTGGGAG AAAGATGATGACATTGAAGAGGGGGATCTTCCCGAACACAAGAGACCCCCAGCACCAATAGATTTCTCAAAAATTGATCCAGGCAAGCCTGAAAGTATTCTCAAGCTGACGAAAAAGGGGAAGACTTTGATGATGTTTGTCACAGTGTCGGGAAATCCCACAGAAAAGGATACAGAAGAAATCACTAGCTTGTGGCAGGGCAGCCTCTTCAATGCAAACTATGATGTGCAAAG GTTTATTGTTGGCTCAAACCGTGCCATCTTCATGCTGCGTGATGGTGGTTATGCCTGGGAAATCAAAGACTTTCTCGTAAGTCAGGAACGGTGTGCGGATGTTACCCTGGAAGGTCAAGTTTATCCTGGcaaaggagcagaagaaagtgaaaaagtgaaaaacaaaaccaaacctgaaaaagcaaagaagaaaaaagacacagaCAAGAAATCTAATAGCAAAGAGGACAACCGAGCAACCAAACAGAGAGAGGATCTATGA